The DNA segment AGTTGTTCGAGCCCCCAGCCGATGGCGACCGCGATTACCATCGACGCGATGAACGTCGTGACTCCATCGCCGTAGTACGCGGCGAGCGCGAGCGGAAACGCCATCGCCACGGAGAGCCACTTGACGACCGTCCCGACGAGGCTACAGCTCGCTCGCCAGTCCACGCGGAGTTTCTCGCTCAGCACGGTTCGTCACCGTTCGCGGGCGATGTGCTCGCTCGCACTCCAACTCGACTCGTCATAGTTTCGCACTTACGTCCGTCAGGGCGCCTCGTTCGACGAACGCGACGACGTGGTCGCCCGGTTCGACCACGGTGTCACCGCGCGGGACGACGAACTCACCGTCGCGGGTGATGGCGCCGAGGACGAACCCTTCGGGCATGTCCGCGACGGCTTCGCGAATCGGTCGGCCGACCAGCACGCTCTCGCCGTCCACCTCTATCTCGAGGACCTCCGCCCTGTCGTTCTCGATGAGCGCGACGTTCTCGGTGTGAAGCTCGCGGGTGAACCGAGTGATCTCCTCGGCGGTGACCTCGCGGGGGTTGATGCCGACGTCCACGCCGACCGTCTCGAAGAGGCTGACGTACTCGGTCGTCTCGACCACGGCGACGGTCCGGCGCGCGCCCAGCTGTTTCGCGAGAATCGACACCAGCAAGTTCTTCTCGTCGTTCTCGAGGGTGGCGACCACGGCGTCGGCCTCGCCGACGTGTTCGCGGGCGAGGAACTCGGCGTCAGTCGCGTCGCTCTCCATGACGACCGTGTTCGGCAGTTGCTCGGCGAGTTCGCGCGCGCGTTCGGCGTCGCGTTCGATGAGCCGCGGGTGGAGTCCGCGCTCTTCGAGCAGGCGGGCGGTGTGATACCCGATCTCGCTCCCGCCGATGATGACGAGGTCCTCGTTTTGGGAGGGCGTCTCGGTGGGCGCGACTTCGCGGGCAAATCCCTGGACGCTCTCCGGACTCCCGATGACGATGACCTTGTCGCCGGCCGCGATTCGCGTCTCGCCGCGGGGAATCGTCACGTCGTCGTCCCGGAGGATGGCCGCGAACGTGAGCGAGTCGAAACGGTCGGCGTCCCGGACGGTCAGGTCGGCGATGGGGCTCTCCTCGCTCACCTCGAACTCGGCCATCTGGACGATACCGCCCGCGAACGGGTCGACGTCGCGGGCCGCCGGCAGTCCGATGACTCGGACGATGTCCTGTGCGGCGAGCAGGTTCGTACAGACCATGAAGTCGACGCCGAACGCCCGCTGGTCCTCGGCGTGCTGCCACGTCTCGAGGTAGTCGACGTTCTTGACCCGCGCGATGGTGAACGGGTCGTCGACGGTCTTG comes from the Halorussus vallis genome and includes:
- the trkA gene encoding Trk system potassium transporter TrkA, coding for MRVIIVGAGEVGSSIAASLADLHEVVVVDTDSERVDALTYSLDVLAIQGDGTSLSTLRQAGVEQADMIIASTDDDETNLVACGTAKTVDDPFTIARVKNVDYLETWQHAEDQRAFGVDFMVCTNLLAAQDIVRVIGLPAARDVDPFAGGIVQMAEFEVSEESPIADLTVRDADRFDSLTFAAILRDDDVTIPRGETRIAAGDKVIVIGSPESVQGFAREVAPTETPSQNEDLVIIGGSEIGYHTARLLEERGLHPRLIERDAERARELAEQLPNTVVMESDATDAEFLAREHVGEADAVVATLENDEKNLLVSILAKQLGARRTVAVVETTEYVSLFETVGVDVGINPREVTAEEITRFTRELHTENVALIENDRAEVLEIEVDGESVLVGRPIREAVADMPEGFVLGAITRDGEFVVPRGDTVVEPGDHVVAFVERGALTDVSAKL